A region of the Rhodospirillales bacterium genome:
TGCAAGGTGTCGCCGGCCGCACCCGGCTCGGCGGTACCAATGAACGCGATGCCGCCGTAGCGCGGCGACTTCCGCCGATTTGCGACGAAGACGATGCCGGTCGCGACGGCCAGCAGGAGCAGCAGGACCGCCACGGCCTCCGTCATGGAGGCGTTCGTCCCGCGAGATTGCGCAGGCCGGTAGCCGCTTGCTGCACGACCCCGACGATGATGACGAGAAAGACCGCTTCGGAGAGCAGTACCCTGATGAATCCGGTGACCGAGCCCGCCGCCTGCACGTCCTGGTAGATCTCCGAGTACCGCATGTAATGCCGTTGATCGGTGGCGGACCACGGCTCCATGTGCGACAGCGATTCCGCGAGGACGCGCGAGACGGTAATGGCGTGCATGAAGTAGCTGGCGAGCGAGATGGCCAGCAGGCTCACCACCATGCACAGGGAAGCAGCCGACCCCAACCGGAGGGCGCCGACACGAAACGCCGCCGAGAGCGGCGTCAGGGATATCAGCAGCGTCATCATCATGACGTAGAGAAAGATGAAGGCGATGGGCTCGACCTGAACCAGCACGTCGCTCAGCAATTGGCGGAACGCCAGATAGGCCCTCTCAACTTCCACGATCGCATGGAGGTTGAACACGGCGGGTTGGATCGTGAGCAGCGCTTCCGCCTTGGCGACCAGCTGCTGGGCAGCCGACGCATTTTCCTGCCAGTCGTGGCGGAACTGCAGTGCAACCTTGGCGAGCGCGAGTCCGCCCAGACCGAAGAGCACGCAGGTGTAGAGGTTGTAAATGCGGTACCCGCGTTTGAGGTGGGCGGCGACGTCGTCAGCCTTCGACCGGTCGTCGGTGGTGTCGGCTTCCGGCTGGCTGCCGCCGCCGCTGTTGCCCTCGTCGGCCGCCTTGACCGTCCGCCACGAGTAGAGCTCGGTGGCGCCGAAGACACAGGCAAACCAGAAGAGCACGTAGGCGAATTCGGGCTCGCCCGCATAGTACAGACCCACGTCCGGGCAGGAGACCATCACGATCCCAACGCCGATCAGCGTCATCGTGAACACGGCGAACTCGCCGAATCTGCCGTCGATGCGCAGCTTCGACTCGGGCCCATTGATGGGGATCTGATGACGCCGGCGCCATACTTCCCCGCCGCGCCAGTAGCCGCCTACCAGAGCGAGAGCGCCGACGCCGATCAGCACGAGCGTGGGGAGGCCTTCATCCCAGGTCGCAACAGAGAGCATGTGATGAAACGCGGTTGAATTCAGGCAGGTGCTCGCGCCGGACACCGGTCGCGTGGTTCATCGAGAATGCTAGTTGAGCAGTGTAGGCAGCGCTATTGGGAGCTAATGTTGGTGGCCTGACCGGTACCTCATCATGACGTGTGGCGAATCCAGGCGGTACCGGCAGGGAATCGGTTGCACACCAACAACGACATGACGGATATTTCATCTCGCCGTGGCATGTCCCGGTCCCGGGCGACGTTTTCGCCAACCCGGCAGCTCTCATGCAAACGGATTGACGATCGTCAGCCCATTGATCCGCCGGCCGGCCTGAAGGTCCTCTGTCAGGAGCCGACCGCACCGTGCCTCCAGGGCCGATGCAACTACCAGCGCATCGTAAAAGCTGAAACCATGCGTCTTGGCCAACTCGATGGCCGCCAAATGCGTGTCGACGGTGATGGGACGAATCGGGTGCAGTGCGGTGCGCAGATCCGACAGCGCTTCGCTGATCGCGGCCCACTCAAGACGGAACTTGCGCCACAGCACGGCGGCACACTCATTCAGAATCTGAACGCCGATGACACCGCCCGCGAGGACCGCCTGCCTGGCAGTCTCGCTCTTGTCCCCGTGCCCTGGGCTTAGACCAACAGGTTGGTGTCGAGAAACGCCGTCACCTAGTCTTCGCTTCCTCGCGGTCGAAAACGTAGCCTTCCGGCATCGGCCATGCGCGGGCGCGCATTCGCTCGACGGCACGAGCCCGCCTGCGGTCCCTCGCGATGACCATGCGTCCGGCGTCGGTGGAAACGATCTCCAACTGGTCACCCGGCCTCAGACCGAGATCCTCGACCACCGCCTTGGGCAGCCGGACGGCGAGACTGTTTCCCCATCGTGAAACTTGCATGATGTTTCTCATGGTGTCCTCGGTGGAAGGATATCAATCGGCCGATCGGGTCCGTGTTCGATCCGGGAAGGGGCGCTCTCGCCAACGCTTGGCCCGTCTCGGCCTCTCCGCTGCATTCTCGAAAAACGCTGATGAGTCGGGGTGTTCCCCGTGAGGCAGACGGCCGGAACCCCCGGCGCCCATCGGACCCCACGCGATGCCAAACACGTCGCCACAGCACTCCTCGGGACACAACCGGCAGGCAATGGGGCCGCCGCCGTTACGGAATGCCTGGCAGTCCCGCCGATGTCGGATGGGCGCGGAGCCTAGCGGGAGAGGGAGCAAGGGCGAAGTCAACGCCCGGGCCGAGATTACACGGCGTCGCTGCACCCGGATTGCGTCGCAAACCCTCCATACCTCCCACAGGGCGATCAGCGTGTCGCGGATTTCGCGCGGGCGGCGCGGCGACGCGCAGAGGCGTCGAGCAGCCGCTTGCGAAGCCGGATCGACGCCGGCGTCACTTCGAGCAGCTCGTCATCCGCAAGATAGACGAGAGCGATTTCTAGCGGCATTGGCCGGGGCGGACTTAGGCGTACGGATTGGTCCTTGCCCGCGGCCCGGATGTTGGTCAGCTGCTTGCTCCTCAGCGGGTTGCCGTCGAGATCCTGCGGGCGCGAATGCTCGCCCACGATCATCCCGCGATAGACGGGCATGCCCGGCTTGACGAACAGCGTCCCCCGCGGCTCCAGGTTCCAGAGCGCGTACGGGACCGCCTCGGGCGGGGCCGTCGATGACGCCTTCGGCGACCAGGCCCGCGTGGATCGTGGCGTTGATTTCGTCGCGCAGCGCCCGCGTTGGGGCGATCGCCCCTGTCCGCTCGCGTTTTCCCGGCGGCAGGTTCAGCCATTAACGCGCGGGTCTCGACGCCGAGCTTGGCGAAGGCGGTCTTCGCGTCGCTGGTGAGGCTCGCAGCCATCATCCGGTGGTCGCGGAAATGCGGGATTCGTGCGACTCCATGGACGCCAGATATGCGGTTGCGGGCGGCAGAACAAGGGCGGAACGAACGGTCGCACCATCCAGACGCCGTGCGCCGCCGCATGACCCGGTCCGCGCCTGCAACCCGACGCGGCACGGCGGACGGCAGGCTTGGCCACTATGGGCCTTTGGCCTATAGTCTCGGGGATGGAGCTCGAATGGGACGAGGCCAAGAAAAACGCCTGCTTCGAGCGTCGCGGCTTCGACTTCGCCCATGCCGTCAACGCCTTCCACGATCCGCACCCGATCGTCGTCCAGGACCGGCGGCGGGACTATGGCGAGGTGTGCTACCGGCTGCTCGGCAGGGTCGACGGGCGGGCCCATGTCATCGTCTACACGATGCGGGGTCCGGCCGTCCGCATCATATCGGCCCGCAAGGCCATCCCGAAGGAGGTCGCGGACTATGAGCACAACGCGCATCACGGTTGATCCCGACGATCCGGCCACCTTCCCGAAGGGGCGCATCGACGCCGCGAGGGTGGACGCGACCACGGAAGCGGAGATCGCGGCCCAAGAGCGGGAGGACGAAGCTGAGGCCATGCAGGACATGGCGCGGTATACGCGCCGGGTCCGACGGCGGATGGGCCTCAGCCAGACGGAGATGGCGCGGCGCATCGACGTGTCGCCCGAGACGATCCGCAACTGGGAACAGGGCAAGCGCTGCCCGACCGGCGCGGCGCGCGCCCTGCTGCGGGTGCTCGATAGGGCGCCCGAGACCGCGCTCCGCGTGCTGACTTGAAAACGGCATGATCGACGACTCGCGACCAAGTTTTTCGCTCATGCCCTAGGCGGCGCCTGACGGTGCCTGTAGGTTGCAAGAGCTTGATTCCATGCAGGAACTCCCCATGCTCGGTGGTTTGCCAAAGCCGAATCGCAGGGACAAACCTGCTCTCGCGGACTATCAGGGCGCGTTGCCCGGCCTCAACCTCTATGCCGTCATGCGGGCTGCCAACGCTGCGGAAACCGCAATGGGAATCTCCGCTCAGAGGCTCTGGAAAAAAGAAAACCGGTGCGA
Encoded here:
- a CDS encoding helix-turn-helix domain-containing protein: MSTTRITVDPDDPATFPKGRIDAARVDATTEAEIAAQEREDEAEAMQDMARYTRRVRRRMGLSQTEMARRIDVSPETIRNWEQGKRCPTGAARALLRVLDRAPETALRVLT
- a CDS encoding PIN domain-containing protein — encoded protein: MLWRKFRLEWAAISEALSDLRTALHPIRPITVDTHLAAIELAKTHGFSFYDALVVASALEARCGRLLTEDLQAGRRINGLTIVNPFA
- a CDS encoding AbrB/MazE/SpoVT family DNA-binding domain-containing protein, whose translation is MQVSRWGNSLAVRLPKAVVEDLGLRPGDQLEIVSTDAGRMVIARDRRRARAVERMRARAWPMPEGYVFDREEAKTR
- a CDS encoding BrnT family toxin; amino-acid sequence: MGLWPIVSGMELEWDEAKKNACFERRGFDFAHAVNAFHDPHPIVVQDRRRDYGEVCYRLLGRVDGRAHVIVYTMRGPAVRIISARKAIPKEVADYEHNAHHG